The Oryza sativa Japonica Group chromosome 11, ASM3414082v1 DNA window gtaaagtgatttatcacatattaatctattttgttgatttttttaaaattttttataatcatttggattacatgcaaacaacgaggggatGTGTCCTCAAGTGTTTAGAATCCACACCCAGATATCAATGataaaaaggaaaggaagaTTTGAATCAaagtatatgtgtgtgtgtatatatatatatatatatatatatatatataatataatatatatatggctGTGTCTCAAATGGCTGAATTAAGTCTATGTTGGATCCctcaatttcttttctttgacCGTGCCATGCCGAGCCAgcccaccgtgccgagggagcAGCCCAGGCATGGCCCGGCTGTCGGGCTGAGACGGCATAGGCCCAATCCCAATCGGGCTGTGTCGTGTCTGGGCCGGGCCAAATTCCTATGCCTTATGCCGGGCCTCGGGcagaaacaaacacacacacatatatagacacacacacacctaCCTCTTGTTCGATCTTTTCTTGTTCAGGGTTGATATAGACGCCGATTGCATTGACATACAGATCTCCTCGACCGAAGAAGCCAATAATGCTGGCATTGTTACGCATTGGAACCTGGAAAGGAGATCCTTCTACTTGACCGAAAGGTCCGTAACTACGGGCATTAGTGATCAAAGTCAGCGATGTTACGACATCTTTTGCAAGGGTACTGGATGGACCGGTTGTTCCAGAAAACCCAATCAGAAACTCTGAAGAGCCAAGCTGAACCTGCAAAATATAATGCAAGCATTAGCACAACTAATGGGATGGATATATCAAGAAGCATAAAATAGGGCCATTTTTGCTTGGCTTCGAGAAGTGGAAACATGTATGGTTCCAGCAGTTTAGGCCATATCTGATCTGTATGGCTCTCTGGTGTGTTCTTTCCTACTTAATGTAATGGTTGGATAAAATGGACATATGCTTCCCGAGCTCCTAGACAGtgcgatttaaaaaaaaaactttttatatatttaatttactCGGTTGTACCCTTGAATAATTATCACAATCATTCAGTTATTCAGCCATTTGGCGTAAAAGAATAGACTAAAAACCGAAAGCCTGATGTTTCAATAGTTTGTCATTTTGTCATTGACTGTGTATTTTGATCCATCAAATTGAGCAagagaatatattttttttgtgcttAGATCCTAAAATTAACAAGTCCATCACTTACCGTATGAGTATTCCCACCAGGACGGCCCCATGGACCAGCAGTGTGCTGATGCCCGCTCCTGTCACTATATGAAAATCCGAATGATTCGACGTAGTCAGAACTACATATTGCCACACTTTCAAGTCGACATGGTAACACGTCGATGTCGTGTGCCTCCCCTTCATTTGCACCCCATGGCCCAATCTTAACAACCGCAGCCTCACAAATGCAAATAGATGAGAAGCCAAAAGTTAGAacggaaataaaaaaaaaatgagagagagagacaggagGTGTACTAATCAACAGAGTACCTCATCTTCGTGTGTTGCATCCTGATTAGGGTTCACATATATGCCAAATGCGTCTACATACCAACCTACACGTCCAAAGAAACCAACAATGCTGCCTTTAATTTGTATAGGAATCTGGAATGGGGTTCCTCCTACTTGACCGTAAGGTCCGTAAGTACGGGTATTTGTGACCAAAGTAAGTGATGTTATAATAACACCATATGGTGAGCTAGCGATTGTTCCAGAAATTCCCGTTAGATACTCTGATAGGCTGAACTGAATCTGCAAGCATTTCAAGGAGAAAACATGGATTATAGCAGAAGAAACGGAAAACTAAGCAATTAGCGCATATGCGCGCGCTTTTCTTGGCTTTCTTGTGAGAATTCGGAACTAATCCCTCTATTAAAAATCATCGCAAACTTTTTAAAGTCAATGAGACGTGGTTTCAACTATACTCCGATTTAACTCTTGTTTATAAATAAAGTATTTTACATAAtgacatataatatatattatatatggtgtTGGACGTACGCATGCTGACCGTGGTCCGACGACTATATATTTTGGTGTAACTCTGATACATCATTAACATTCATAAGCCCAAAACATGAAACAACATTCCTTTTTACTTATTAACGGGGTAATAACTTTGACCAAGTACATTTACTCTTAACTGTATGTAATGAATTGTCTCTTAATATAACAGCATTCCTTTTGACTTAAGGCAGTAATAACTTTGGCTAACATTTACACTCACCGTATGGTTGACACCTTTATCAGGTCCATCACCGCCCCATGGACCTACTTTGTGCTGCTGTCCATTGTAGTCGTAGTATGAGAAGGCAATTGAGTAGATGACTTCACCACAACCGATCATCAAGCTTCCTAGACGGCAGGGTGCCACCTCAATATCACGATAATTACCTCCAATTCCACCCCACTGCCCAATCTTGGCAATCCTCACCTGAGCATATGGTAATGAAAAATTAATGTACTACTACGTCGTAAGACAAATGGGACAGCTAGCAATGCCACCACACACTTTTTAGTGGCAGTACTACTTAAAAATTAACACTAAAAAGTGTGGTATAAATTAATCTATATTTTTCTTCAGAAGAAGTTAATGTATATTGCGAAGCATTATCATTGTCATGGTGGAATCCTGGTGCAGGACTATCCaccaaaatttaaatcatgGTCCACATAATTAAATATGGTTGTGTACTTGTGTGCAGCTAGCCCTAGTtgttatatataattgctttcttttttttttacctagtTGTTAAATAAAGAGAACGAAAATTATCGCTTCACTatccaaaatagaaaaaaaacatacatggGGGAGATAATTTATACTCCTTcggtctctaaatatttgatgccattgactttttcaaacatgtttgaccgttcgtcttatttaaaaagttttgtgaatattattaaagaaacttgagtagtagtagtatatttaacaatgaatcaaatgataggaaaataattaataattacttaaattttttgaataagacgaacggtcaaacatgttttaaaaaatcaacggtgccaaatatttagggacggagggagtatatagtcgGGTATAACATTTTTGGGAAGTCTGCTATATGAGGTTTTCAGAAAGCATGCCTAGAGGTTTAGCAATACGGTGCGAATTATAATTCTTTTTAGTTCATTTGTTACGACAATCTGTTGCATGCCTTTTGCATTTGATTCCGTTTGGAGTGGGGGCACTTTTAGTAGATGATCATATATACCTTGTTCCAGGATGACATTGAACTACTAGTTTCGTCTATCTGTTTCAATTCACGAATAATATCCCGCATACTAGGTCTATTCTTTCTCTCCACCTCCACGCAACGTAATGCTATTTCAATGCATCTTTTTAATCGTTGGCAATCTTCTTCGGTTGATGCATAGTTTGATGTTGCCTCCATCCTATCCCTCCATTTCTTGCATACCTGCAAAATTGTAATACAAGCTATAGATGATAACATATACCGTTGTTTTTCTGGACAAAGTAACATACGAAATGTCTTGTAAATTAAATTAGCAAACATTCGTCGCCTGCCCATGGGGTAGAGGCTGTAGTACAAATCCTGCTACCTATTATATATAAAACCTATCATGCGAAAGTGTAACGTAATAATGGATAATATTTGATGAAATAACAATTGGATCTTTATCAAAGGTAAAAACTTTTCTTACAAGCTCAATAAATTGTTGGGGGGGCATGTCATCACATTTGGAATATCCCAAAGGACCTGCTATTATCTGCAGGATTATAACACCTAAGCTGAAAATATCATACTTATTTGAGATTTGGCGTCTCTGTATATACTCCGGTGGCATGTAATACCTGCATGGTAGCATAAATGCCAAGCAGAATGCGGTGTATAATTTCTTAAACAGGCACTGTTTGACTGATTACATAAAAATTAAGAAGATTGAGTTTAAATAAGAAATTTACTAACTCGGTGCCTTTGCAATTCCTGGTGGTATGAGTTTGTGTTCCACCGAAAAGCCTTGATAAACCAAAATCTGCGATCTTTGGGTCCATGTTCTTATCAAGCAGTATATTGGCGGGTTTAAGGTCTAGATGATAAATTGACTCTTTCAATCGCTCATGAAGGTAATATAAACCTTCACAAGTCCCTTTGATTATTTTGTACCTTGTGCACCAATCAAGTCCATGAGATTCTTCTGCACAAGTAGACAAAATGCATCTAACTTACGTTTTTGTAAAATAGGTAAAACCAAACCTCTGCATCCAACCGGATGGACACAGCCAAGCAAACCAACTAACTACAAGGTAAATTGAAGAAATCATGTAGTTCTTTCTGTAATCAAAGTGCAACGTACCACATAGATGCTTGTCAAGGCTTCCATTCTGCAAATATTCAAAGCAGAGAACTCTGTATATGATACTGGAAAAAACAAATTCTCCCTTGCGCTCGATATGCGTTTTATGTACTTGATAACAATATCCAATTAACCTTACAATATTTGGATGCTGAATCTTCATAAGGTTATTGAATTCATTCCTAAATTGTGTATCATCAATCCCTGACATATGATAAAGCTTCTTGACGGCAATTTCTGTCCCTGCTCTTTCCACTCCCTGTTTGTGATATATATCTAATAGATTAGTATCATATATACTCTTGGACAACTTTTGTTACACTTTCTTACTTTGTGCCACCTAGGTTTATCCAAtgactaaggccctgtttagatcccaccctaaaattttacaccctgtcacatcgaacgtttgaacacctgcataaattattaaatatacgctaaaaaaacaaattgcacggattgtgactaatttacgagacgaatcttttaagcctaattgttccatgatttaataatatggtgctacattaaacatttgctaataacggattaattaggatcaataaattcgtctcgtggtttactgacggattctgtaattagttatttttattagtgcccgaataccccatgcgacacccaaAACAATATCCGATgtaacacgccaaaactttacaccctggaTCAAAACACTCCCCTAAATATGCACTGAAATTTGGTTTCAGGTTGAAATCATAATGGATGTGACGTGTTGTCGACATGCATGGGTGAAACACAGTGGCGCATAGTGTGGAATTTATCCATAATAAACATACAATCACAAAATAAGTTGTACCTTGTAAACTTCTCCATACCCACCACTCCCAACTTTTCTGCTGTCTGAAAATCCATCTGTAATTTCTTCTAAATAACGTAATGGTAAATCACGTGCCGTCATCCGTGAATGATTTCACTTCCCCCTGGTTGTTATTATAACAGTGTTATTTATCAGCCGGCCGCTTTCACACCCTTTTTAAATCCACtagaaaatatttcaaatatacAAGAAGATAAATGCACGATTTGTGTTTTTTCTAGGTAAAATGTTGCAACATGCATGGACCTTTAATTGCTCATAAGCAAAATCATCATTAAACCATGTCTCTACGCTAAAAATGTTGCattcacagaaaaaaaaaatggtcacTATGGAATGCTAGATACGTGTTAGGTATATTTCGGGAACGTGCGACTAATTCATTCTTCGCCAACTCAACTAGGCTGAACCGCTATCAatactacaaaacatcaaataaatATCAGCACTATAGGTACCGAAAGTGATAAAACGACACATATAATGTCTTAGCCACCCACGCGCCGACCCACGCGTCCGTGAGCCCGGCAAAATACCAAGAACCGGCATCTTTATATCCTAATAGGTGCCACTTTATAAAAAAACAGCATCTTTTACCTTTGTCAGATATAGAAACCGACATCTTTTAGTTGGTGTGAGACACACCCTAGACACTTTTGTGGGAAAAAAATAGATGACTGTTCCTTTGTCAGATATAGAAACGGGTATCTTTAAGTTGGCGTGGGACCCACCACCATAGAAGCGGCACTTTTATTGGGAAAAAGAAATAGATGACGGTTCTTAgaggaagtttaatagtatagccaactactagctccaaataatTTATAGTgaatgtaatagctaattcatacaatagttgtttactatactattaatatctaatCCTACCTATCATaaacacattacgtcttggagtccgtgctgtagctggctacaaatctatagcccgctgcttttatctcttttcctttactggattgtttagcatatactaaggttaaaagaaaaagaatataaTACCCCTTAATTAATAATACATAGTTGGATGTGGGATGGTGGTTAGGGGTAGAATGAGGAGAAATTTAAATTGGAAGTGGTTAATGTGACATGTAGTACTTCAAAATGACAACTATTTTAGaataatttttaaatactaGAAAGCCAAGTATCGTGGGACGTAGGAAGTATGCTTATAGAATGCTATTGTACGGTACCTGCTCTTAGTCAAAACCGACGCTTTTCATATATactgtgtttagtttccccctattcccaactttccatcatatcatatcatataaaaacttttttacacacgtaaactttcaacttttttttctaaactttcaactttttttagaaactaaacacacccataatcCGTTGGTGTCTGGCTGTAAAGTCAAAGTGGTCAAAGGGGAGGGGAGATGTGGGTCCCGCGGGTCCcacttccttttctcttctttcttctagtCTCCTGCTTCTTTCCTTCCTCCCTTATCTCTTCTCTGCTTCTcgttcttttctctctctctctctctctcctctcgctctttctttctcttggcCGAGCGGAGCAGCAGGGGCGGGCTGgcacggcggggcggcgcggaggggagagggaagggcGGCGCCGGgcaaggaaggggaggaaggtgggggcggcggcggcggtggaggccctCGCGGCCGGCTCGACCTGgtgagctctctctctctctctggaacACGAAATGTCGTCTGCTCAGCCTCTATTAGGGCATCGATCTGATGAGGGCCTCCACCACCACTTTGCCGAGTTGGGATTTATTTCAGATTCTACACGTACCTAGCCCTTTGTGTTAGAGAGTATATAGAATGGAACCCTATAATATATAGAATCGAACCCTTTGTGTTAGAGATTTAAAATAGAATGCCATCTAATCTGTTTTTCTGATCTTGAGAGATCTGTCgatttttttatatgatatgATGAAAAGTTTTAGTGTCAGCAGGTATCAAAGATTATTGTGATCTAAATGCAGTTGTCTACCTTCATCCAATGTttctataaaataaattatgggCTGCACTAGCTATGTAGTGCTAGAAGTGAACCATTTAACTTTCGCCGGATTGAAGTGAACCATTTACTCTGTAATGGCTTTGGTTTAGCTAGAAGTCAACCATTTTACTTTGTAAGGCCTTATTCGGATTAGAGGATTTCTAGAGGATTTTTGAAGGAATCCTGTTCaataggaatttttcctttcCTATCATTCGGATAGCAAAAGTGGATCACAGGAAAACCAAGGGAAACTTTCCACCGCCCTTGATTCCAAGGGAGAAACGCAGGAAAAAATACATGGACTCTGAcctctttttttcatttcctTCACGTAAGACCGAGGAAATCAAGCCCTAATCAGTTGGAGTGACATGATGGGACTAATATTTTATTGCTTAATTAGACTATAATCTATGAGATTACTGTTGATTGGAAAATTCCTATAGTTTATATATTCCTGTATTCCGAACGCTCCACACCatcaaattcctatgtttttcaatCCTACGTTTTGCACATACAATCCTATagtattcctgtgtttttcctattcccaTGTTTTTCCAATCCTTTAGTCCGAACAAGCCCTAAATGTCTTTGGTTAAGAAAAGGTTGGTAACCATTAACCAATGCTCCCTGTATTTAAACATGTTGTCATTTAAACAGCTCCTATTTTGTCATGTCCTCACTATAAGAGTAATGATTATGTCTTATGGTTAAATCTAATGCTTTGTTGTTCAGCGAGAGTATGGATCTTTAATTTTATTCGCCCACATATGCTTATTGGTAACGCTTTGTTGGACTCCTGATAGGGCGCGCAATGCGTGCAAATTGTCTAGTTTAAtttgtgttttatttggttGGCCTTGGCCCTATGCACTTATGCAGTTAACGTTTTCTCCAATGCGAATTTGCCACGTATTTGGTTGGATGTCAGGATGCACATTGCTGGGATTAATTTAAGGGATGATGACTGACTGCATCACTTCAGCTTTGACTTATgattttgtttaatttggatgtTGGCACAGGGGCCGAGCATCCCGCATTGCAATAAGCAGACAACTGGACTAGTCCAAAGAGTTGTACATGAGCTTTTTCAATCTCTACAATCATCAGAAAGCATCGCTATGTGGAGTGTGAAGTTGCCGATGGTAAACGTTCCAGCCTCATGTTCTGAATTTGAACCCACATCACTAAATCTTTACTCACATTGATATGCCATTTCTCAGGTGGAGTATCTGGAATAAGTAAGGTCAGTGTTTGTCATGGGCATTGGGCTGGAAGGCAGAGACCCATAGGCAGCCCATATCAATTAAGTTAGGACAGCATTATTTGTTAAGTTGAAGATAAGATTAGATTGAGTTAGAGATAAGATTAGATTGAATCCTTACTTAGGGGTCAAGCTATGccatctatataaggatggGATTGTGTCTATTATCATCAAGTAATGAATATCAATTAGTCTAACCTCTCCATCCCAATAATGTTCTTCTCCGTAGCCTAGATCTACATCCCTTCTCCAAGAGCCGACGCCACCTGGCTATCTTCCCGGCAGTGTTTATCCTGTCATGGCCTCGGGTCATGACaacttggtatcagagccactcACCATAGCTTCTGATGCCGAGTGAGTTCTCCGTGTCACGGTGAGTCATCTATTGTACCCGGTGGATGAGTATCTACTCCACCAATTGTTTGATGGCTATGGAGTAGAAAAGAAGATTGAAGTGCACCAGATGGGAACATATGTGGAAGCCTCTGTTCCGTTTCAAACTCGAGCAGCCGCTGAGCATGCTTGGAACCTCAACGGCCGTGCCATCTATGATGGTTGTTGGTTGGACATACAGTGGGAGCAACCGTCCAACAACTCCACGACACCGGTGACATCTCTCTCCATGATCATCACGGAGTGGAAGGAAGACATCAAGGAGTTGAGGGCTGTCCTGCAGGACTTGGTAGCATTTTTGCAGGAGGAGCtggcaaaagaaaaggaagaagggCGGCAATGGGACTAACGGTGACGCCGGCGCTTGATATGCCATCAATTCAGTCAATCCGTCCAGTGGCCTCCATGTCGTCACAACTTCAAGATCTCCAAGCGAGCAGATCTGCGTCACAGGCCATGCCAAGGCGGCCATCGACCTCTTGGAGTTGGACTTGGCAACGGCGTCATCGTCGGCAAGGTGGAGTGATGGAGGCGAGCAGAGCCGTTGTTGTGGGCCCACGAGGACGACGAATGATGGACGAACTATTTCCGCGAGCTCtagatgcggcagcggcggcgctgatCTTGGAGGTGGCAGTTGGTGGGTTGGATGGGCGGCACGTCTTGCTGGGCGAGAAAGAAACACATCAACGCCATTCTTTTCACACAGTAGGTTCGCGTCCTCATTGTTTGGAGGCGCTACGGACGAGAGAAGCTGACGATAGGGTTTTTTCTCTGCTTCTAATGGGCCGACAACTATTCATTTGGGTCGATCAAGTGGAGTGGCCTTCCAGTGCCGCAACTCATGGCTTGGCTGTTGGGTTGGCCAGGTAGACCTCGGCTGCAGACTAACGGGCCCATCTTGGATGTGAGACCTTGGCCCATCTACAACATCCAAgatatcatgtgagataagtagtattaaatttaaatatagaAAAGTGGTGTTTGTTttgaaagagtagtgtctagtactagtttcttgatgatgtggagtttatgtaaactatgtctagtgtcttgggttgggacTAGCCGTAGAATTTATATGGAGTTGCATTGGTTCCAGGCTTGTGGCACGGCATGGCCTCGTCCTTTCTTTACGAGACGTAGGACGGGATCCACCTCCTGCTAGTAGAACATATTTTTTCGTATTGGCTTTATCTTCTATTCCAATTAATCTAATAAGTCGAGATGTAAAAAGCTTATGTTATCTTAGATTGGAGTCATTTGAGTTTAgaagtccgtgttgcagctcgAGGACGAGCTGCTCAAAAGGAGGGGTATAATGTCATTGGCATTGGGCCGGAAGGAAGAGGCCCATATGCAGCCCATATCAATTAAGTTAGATATAAGATTAGATTGAGTTAGAGATAAGATTAGATTGAATCCTTACTTAGGGGTCAAGCTATGTCATCTATATAAGGATGAGATTGTGTCTATTATCATCAAGCAATGAATATCAATTAGTCTAACCTCTCCCTTCCAATAATGTTCTTCTCCCTAGACTAGATCTACATCCCTTCTCTAGGAGCCGACGCCGCCAGGCTATCTTCCTGGCGGTGTTTATCCCGTCATGGCCTCTAGTCATGACAGTGTTGTTGAGAATATTTTCTTATGCTTTCTCTGTACAGATTCGAATGTTAGAGAGTATCAAACTTTATTTCATTGTATCTCAGGGACCTTCTTGACTTGTCCAAAGACAACCTATAGATCAAGGAGAGTAAAACTCAAGGGATCTACATTTCTAGAGCAACAGAAGTAAGAAAAAAGTGCTTAAGATATGTCCTTGTGTTTTCAATTTGACATAGGAAATTTGCACCTAGGAATTTAGACTTAGGACATATATATGCAAATGTTTTCaatttagacttgggaaatttaGACTTAGGAATTTCTGTCTTAGGATATATTTGCAAATGTTTAGGATTTAGACTTAGAAGGTTTTGAACTTAGGATTTTTAGACTTaggtatatatatttgtaaatgTGAATGATTTGGCTATGAATATGAATGTGCCTATATGCAAATGTGATGTGAATGTGAATGTGGCTCTTTGTTGGTGAATGCATGTGAATTGTGTGATTTGGATTATGTGGTTGTGAATATAAAGCATATTGGAATTGTCAGGTGCTGCTATTTGTATGTGAAATTGTCAGGTATtgctatttttaatttttttttacccaacatataggtgccagtttttcaTTACAAACCAACACCTATTATGCTTGCCACGTGTCCCTTTTGGgctaaaaccagcacctatataTGGGATTTATAGGTGCCGGTGTTTTaaaaaaactggcacctattagGACAACCACATGGCTGAGTTGGAATAGGCACATTTCTCCcctaataggtgtcggttctaaccTAAAAACCGGCATCTATTACATATATAGATGCCAGTTTTGAAACCGGCACCAATGACCGAAGTCATCGGTGCCGTCTCcgtggtgccggttgggaaatccGGCATCTATTAGGGTTTTCCAACTGGCACCGATTAgggtttctgtagtagtgtatgTGATAAATTATTCGCTAAATGATGTTGATATGAGGATTACGGATAGCATGTGCTAAGTTTCAATTACGGAATTCGAAAAAGAAccataaatttatattatatatcatTAGTAACACCAAGTTTCACTTAAAATCTAAAAAGTTTAGAGTACATATTTAATTACTCATACATTTCATAGCtaggaataataataataataataataataataataataataataataataataataataataataataataataataataataataataataatatataaagaAGGCACACGACTATAAGTTATCCCATTTATACACGTACCAAGGACATGTTTATCAACTTATCATTCATTATCATTGTTGTAACCACTATCTATAGCAGTCTTATCTCTCTAGttatagagagaggagaggggtttCGTCTTTTTAGGTCTCTGAAAAGCCAGTTCACATGCGATCCAATAAAGGAGGCAGTACTTCTGCCTGAATTCCTCTAGATCCTACCCGTCGGTATTACCGTGGAATTATGAGAAGCAACtagttggtagccagcttctaagAATCTGAAAATGCTGGTTTTctcagcttctggcttctaatTAATTTTTTGGATTGTACAACTATAGTTTAttaaaatctagaaaaataCTGAACTAtttggggagcttctgattTTGGGAGAAGCTACAGCTGCCAGAAGTTCTACCAAACATACCGTAGCGAACGCTAAATATTTGCACCTAGGATTAATTCTTGCCTGAATATACAAAACTAAAGCTGATTTCAATAATTCGTAAATCTTTCTTGACATTAACCATGAATGTAAACCCTACGCCCGACATAGCTAAATCAATAATTACGCAAACAAATTTGCAGG harbors:
- the LOC4350895 gene encoding mannose/glucose-specific lectin: MTARDLPLRYLEEITDGFSDSRKVGSGGYGEVYKGVERAGTEIAVKKLYHMSGIDDTQFRNEFNNLMKIQHPNIVRLIGYCYQVHKTHIERKGEFVFSSIIYRVLCFEYLQNGSLDKHLCEESHGLDWCTRYKIIKGTCEGLYYLHERLKESIYHLDLKPANILLDKNMDPKIADFGLSRLFGGTQTHTTRNCKGTEYYMPPEYIQRRQISNKYDIFSLGVIILQIIAGPLGYSKCDDMPPQQFIELVCKKWRDRMEATSNYASTEEDCQRLKRCIEIALRCVEVERKNRPSMRDIIRELKQIDETSSSMSSWNKVRIAKIGQWGGIGGNYRDIEVAPCRLGSLMIGCGEVIYSIAFSYYDYNGQQHKVGPWGGDGPDKGVNHTIQFSLSEYLTGISGTIASSPYGVIITSLTLVTNTRTYGPYGQVGGTPFQIPIQIKGSIVGFFGRVGWYVDAFGIYVNPNQDATHEDEAAVVKIGPWGANEGEAHDIDVLPCRLESVAICSSDYVESFGFSYSDRSGHQHTAGPWGRPGGNTHTVQLGSSEFLIGFSGTTGPSSTLAKDVVTSLTLITNARSYGPFGQVEGSPFQVPMRNNASIIGFFGRGDLYVNAIGVYINPEQEKIEQEAGITKIGPWGGNGGNAQDIDITMQPQRLESITISCGAVVDSLAFTYADKNGHKHAAGPWGGNGGRIHKIELGPSEFVTKVYGTIGPFGKFSSVITSIHFTTNADRYGPFGQGTGTRFEAPMHSDGSIVGFFGRTSSYVDAIGFYVVPV
- the LOC136351138 gene encoding uncharacterized protein, with amino-acid sequence MGLTVTPALDMPSIQSIRPVASMSSQLQDLQASRSASQAMPRRPSTSWSWTWQRRHRRQGGVMEASRAVVVGPRGRRMMDELFPRALDAAAAALILEVAVGGLDGRHVLLGEKETHQRHSFHTVGSRPHCLEALRTREADDRVFSLLLMGRQLFIWVDQVEWPSSAATHGLAVGLAR